The nucleotide sequence AGGACCTCAAGCACGAGGGCCAGGGCGACCAGGCCAAGGGCAACGTCAAGCAGGGGGGCGAGAACGTCAAGGACGCTGCCAGCGACACCAAGGACAAGCTCACCGGC is from Rhodococcus sp. X156 and encodes:
- a CDS encoding CsbD family protein gives rise to the protein MSAIDKAKNKAEELIGKAKEAVGGASGNKDLKHEGQGDQAKGNVKQGGENVKDAASDTKDKLTGD